A region of the Streptococcus oralis Uo5 genome:
TCTTGGTTCGAATCACTTTAATCTTTTGCACTTCAACTAGGAGAGTGGCTTGAGCTCCCTCGGTTAGATTAGTGATTGGAGTGGTCGGATATAGGGCTTGTTTGGCAAGAGTTTGGAGAGGATGGGGACTGATACCTACCCCAATCAGTTCCTGCTCTTTGTAAAATTTCTCTGCCTCAGTAAAATCATCAGCTTCAGTCCAACTATAATTTGTATCCGCAAAGAGTCCACCTAACTCCTCAACAAAGACAAATAAGTTTGGTAGGTTCACTAAGATTTTCTGGCGATTCTTGTCAAATTCATCAAAAAGTCCTAGTTCAACCAAAGGCGTCAAAAGCGACAATTTCTTGTAATTCTTGGGAAGACGTGTGACAAAATCTTCAATGCTTGAGAAAGGACGATTTTCAATAATCCAGTAAGACAAATCTCTTGGCATTCCCTTAATGGCTTTTAGACCAAGATAGATTTTCTTCTTAGCAATTTTATCATGATAGGGAATGCTGTTGATGGCTAAAGGCGCTACATCAAATCCCATCTGCAGAGCATCTACAATATAATCACTGCTTGAATAATTCAACATGACTTGAAAGAAAATAGCAGGATAATGAGTTTTAAAATAAGCAAGTTGGAATGCCAGTGCTGAGTAGGCATAGGCGTGGGATCTATTAAACCCATAGCCTGCAAACTTTTCCATCACGGCAAATACTTGATTGGCTTTTTCTTCCAAATGACCGAGTTTGACTGCACCAGTGATAAAATCTTCCTTCATCAAATGCATCTCTTTAGCATTTTTCTTACCCATGGCTCGTCTGAGAATATCGGCTTTACCAAGGCTGAAGCCTCCAAAGCGCTGAGCTACCTGCATGACTTGCTCTTGATAGAGCATAATACCGTAGGTTGATGACAGGATGTCTTCCAAGACAGGATCCAGCACCGTCACCTTTTCTTTGCCATGCTTACGAGCCACAAAATTATCAATATAATCACTAGCACCTGGTCTATTGAGGGATGTCGTTGCTACTACCTCTTCAAAGACTTGCGGCTGAACTCGTTTCAAGAGTCGGATGGCGCCAGGTTGTTCAAATTGGAAAATCCCCTTGGTATTTCCAGAAGCAAAAAGGGCCAAGGTTTCTTTGTCTTCCAAATCAATCTCTTCGATTTTTAGATGAACACCTTCTGACTCAGCCAGTAATTCCTGCATTTTTTGTACAAAAGTTAGATTACGCAGACCTAGGAAATCCATTTTTAAAAGGCCATTAGCTTCAACACCATGAGCATCATACTGGGTGATGAGCATATCCTCACCATATTTTAGAGGAATGTAGTCCGTCAAGTCTTGGTCACTCATAACGACTCCGGCCGCATGGATAGAGGTTTGACGAGGATACCCTTCAATTTTTCGAGCAATCTCAAAAGCTTTTTGGTATTCAATCTTACTATTGATAACCTGTCTAAATTGCAAGTTCTTTTCATAAGCAGTCGTTAGCGTATCTCGGAAACTGATTTTTTTCGTAATATTGGTTAATTCATACTCTGGAACGCCATAGCGTTTGAAAACATCACGAATTGCCTGTTTTGCTCCAAAGGTCGAATAAGTGACAATCTGCGCCACGTGTTGACTGCCATAGCGATCACGAACATAGCGAATGAACTCTGGTCTATAAAGGTCTGGAATGTCGATATCGATATCGGGCATGGTGTAACGCTCACGATTTAAAAAGCGCTCGAAAATCAGGTTCTTCTCAACCGGATCAATCCCTGTGATGTCAAGTGAGTAGGCGACCAAACTACCAACAGCAGACCCACGCCCCATTCCCATATAGTAGCCTTGGGAACGTCCAAAACGGAGCAAATCCCAAACTACAAGAAAATAGTCGTCAAATCCCATATCATGAATCACAGCTAATTCCTCATTCAGTCGCTCACGATAGATAGCTGAGGTTAGCCCCTTGTCACTCAAGCCTTTCTCAGCTCTTGCTCGAAGCTCTTCCACCGCTGGTCTTTCAGGGTTAAAGCGAGGGAGTTTTAAACTTGGATCAAGTTGGTAGCTAACATTCTCTATCAAATCTTGAAGATTGGCAAGTGCCTGAGGAAAGCGATTTTTAAACCGTGCTTCTAAGTCTGAGGCTGGTAGAAAGTTCCCTTGCTGTGAATGCAGATCCACTTCTCTCATACTGACATTATCCTTGACCGCCGACAAGATTTGTAAAACCTGTAGGTCTTCTTTGGCAAAGGAGTTGACCTGATACAGTGGAAGAATGGGTTTGGTAAAGACTTCTTGGTGAGTATCGGGACTAACCCCAATAAAATAATCATGACCCAAATCCAGCTGATCGATTCCATCAAAATAAGGAACAATAACAGCAACATCCTCAAGGTGACTGGTAAAGTCAGACCAATTTTTCCGTCCAGTCATTTTTAAAGTGGATAACTTCATCAACTCTTGATACCCTTTAGTGGATAGAGCTAGAAAACGGAAAGAAATATTCTTTTCATCTTTGATCAAGGACATTTCAAGACCAATTAAAGGTTGGATTCCATATTTTCGAGTCACTTCTAAAAAATGATAAGCCCCATAGAGATTATCCACATCCATGATAGCAAGGTGAGAATAGCCATACACTTTAGCTGTTTGTACATATTTTTCAATCGAAACCACACTTTCCATAAAACTATAAACAGTCTTGGTGTCGAGCTGTGCAATCATTTCTTCTCCTCCTTGCTTTCGTTTTACTACTATTATACCATTTTAAGTTTTAAGTTGGATATTGAAGCTACTCTGCTCTTTCTTTTCAATATCATCAGTAACAAACTTCTTCTCTTCTTCTCTTCTTATTTTCTTACTGTTAAATTCTTCATTTCTCAGAGGAAAGAAATAAAAAATTAATATCATATGATAGTTTTAAATGTAAATTTAGATATATTTATACCAAACGAAGTATAACAAAGATAGGAGCTATATGCAGTTTTACATATAAAAATCTCTAGAAAAAGGCTTACTTCTATGGTATTTATTCAGCATTTTATAATAACTTACCAAATTGATATGCTGGTTTAAGAAATTTATTTCATTTAAGTTTATTTATTCCATTTTTCCCTCTTTTTTGATATAATAAATCCAGTTTGTTTTCAAAGGAGAGAAACATGCGTTTTAATCAATTCAGCTATCAACCAACCACTAGTTCTCAACGATTTGAGGAATTAGAAAATCTTGGTCTAAAGCTGTCACCCCAACTGTCCTTAAAAAGACAGTTTGAAGACTTCATTCGTTGGAGTTTTTTCACTTATTCTAACACGGATTATGCCTTGTCCACATTGGCCGCGGATAAAGAAACAGATTTAGTAACCTTTTTCCAGTCAGACCGTGAGTTAACTGAGGAGATTTTCTACACAGCAGCTTTTCAACTTTTAGGATATAGCTATCTTATTGACTTTGAGGATGCCGAACAGTTCCGTAAAGAAACTGATTTTCCTATTGTTTATGGAGATCTCATTGAAAATCTTTATCAGTTACTCAATACGCGAACGAAAAAAGGAAACACGCTCATCGATCAGCTTGTTAGTGATGGACTCATTTCAGAAGATAATCACTATCACTACTTTAACGGCAAAAGCTTGGCAACTTTCTCTAGTCATGAAGTCATTCGTGAAGTCGTCTATGTCGAGAGCCGTGTGGATACTGATAAAGACGGACTCCCTGATTTAGTCAAGGTCAGCATTATTCGTCCTCGTTATGATGGACAGATTCCTTCAGTCATGACTGCCAGCCCTTATCACCAAGGGACCAACGACAAAGCCAGTGACAAGGCTCTCTACAAAATGGAAGGAGAGCTTGAGGTCAAACCGCCCCACACCATTGAACTTGAGGAACCTAAGCTGAATTTAGTCAAATCTCATGGTCAAGCAGAAGTCGTCACTGAAGCTGAAGAAAAGCTATCTCATATCAATAGCTCATACACTCTAAATGACTACTTCCTTCCACGTGGATTTGCCAATCTCTATGTATCAGGTGTTGGTACCAAGGATTCCCAAGGGCTCATGACCAATGGTGACTACCAGCAGATTGAAGCTTATAAAAATGTCATTGACTGGATCAATGGTCGTTGCCGTGCTTTCACGGACCACACGCGCAAACGCCAAGTCAAAGCTGACTGGTCAAACGGGAAAGTCGCAACAACAGGTATTTCCTATCTAGGTACCATGTCCAATGGTCTCGCCACCACTGGTGTTGATGGCTTAGAAGTCATCATCGCTGAAGCAGGTATTTCCTCTTGGTACAA
Encoded here:
- a CDS encoding DNA polymerase III subunit alpha; its protein translation is MIAQLDTKTVYSFMESVVSIEKYVQTAKVYGYSHLAIMDVDNLYGAYHFLEVTRKYGIQPLIGLEMSLIKDEKNISFRFLALSTKGYQELMKLSTLKMTGRKNWSDFTSHLEDVAVIVPYFDGIDQLDLGHDYFIGVSPDTHQEVFTKPILPLYQVNSFAKEDLQVLQILSAVKDNVSMREVDLHSQQGNFLPASDLEARFKNRFPQALANLQDLIENVSYQLDPSLKLPRFNPERPAVEELRARAEKGLSDKGLTSAIYRERLNEELAVIHDMGFDDYFLVVWDLLRFGRSQGYYMGMGRGSAVGSLVAYSLDITGIDPVEKNLIFERFLNRERYTMPDIDIDIPDLYRPEFIRYVRDRYGSQHVAQIVTYSTFGAKQAIRDVFKRYGVPEYELTNITKKISFRDTLTTAYEKNLQFRQVINSKIEYQKAFEIARKIEGYPRQTSIHAAGVVMSDQDLTDYIPLKYGEDMLITQYDAHGVEANGLLKMDFLGLRNLTFVQKMQELLAESEGVHLKIEEIDLEDKETLALFASGNTKGIFQFEQPGAIRLLKRVQPQVFEEVVATTSLNRPGASDYIDNFVARKHGKEKVTVLDPVLEDILSSTYGIMLYQEQVMQVAQRFGGFSLGKADILRRAMGKKNAKEMHLMKEDFITGAVKLGHLEEKANQVFAVMEKFAGYGFNRSHAYAYSALAFQLAYFKTHYPAIFFQVMLNYSSSDYIVDALQMGFDVAPLAINSIPYHDKIAKKKIYLGLKAIKGMPRDLSYWIIENRPFSSIEDFVTRLPKNYKKLSLLTPLVELGLFDEFDKNRQKILVNLPNLFVFVEELGGLFADTNYSWTEADDFTEAEKFYKEQELIGVGISPHPLQTLAKQALYPTTPITNLTEGAQATLLVEVQKIKVIRTKKGESMAFLQVHDSKSRMDVTVFSDQYRKFASNLSEGKFYYINGKVQSRDGRLQMIAQDLKEAVAERFWIQVKNHENDKEISNILEQYKGPIPVIIRYEEEQKTVVSTQYFVRKDSALEEKLEGIAMKTIYR